A section of the Humulus lupulus chromosome 2, drHumLupu1.1, whole genome shotgun sequence genome encodes:
- the LOC133814274 gene encoding myb family transcription factor EFM-like: protein MVGPESNQQIQCSSSLKPSYVPKTLTNLLNNLAKIDNVEKKISILNDYLKKYEEELSRVEELRRDLPQCMLLLMDAIEIIKDEITKTTTKKVVYGDQDISVLYDHNYHINGLELQRRFSEFLTSKKGTYENDYRDDEMQMNNIIISNTIYKNNVSENKYICGGATSTEKGKANNFNGFSGFVPLTPYQDHLRTTDESYNRGKGIVEIDNKGKNKEDKDDEDGSMMSRNYKRMVAAAAAESEKKNGKRGGSDDGDEKMVKLKRSGSVIKEMNEMIHRGGVMLNQPEYQGGSGHQFQAEQHAVFLDATWKSTTRRIWTPHLHESFIKALNVLGGPEVATPKQIKEQMNVSDLTNDQVKSHLQVITITFF, encoded by the exons ATGGTGGGTCCTGAGTCCAACCAACAAATTCAGTGTAGTTCAAGTCTCAAACCCTCTTATGTCCCCAAAACTCTCACCAACCTTCTGAACAACCTAGCCAAAATCGATAATGTTGAGAaaaaaatatctattttgaatGATTACTTGAAAAAGTACGAGGAAGAACTCTCTCGGGTTGAAGAACTTAGACGTGACCTTCCCCAGTGCATGCTTCTCCTTATGGACg caattgaaatcataaaGGATGAAATTACTAAGACGACAACCAAGAAAGTAGTTTATGGAGATCAAGATATATCTGTATTATATGatcataattatcatattaatggCCTTGAACTGCAAAGGCGATTTTCTGAGTTTCTTACAAGCAAAAAAGGGACTTACGAGAATGATTATCGTGATGATGAGATGCAAATGAATAACATTATCATCAGCAATACCATTTATAAGAACAATGTCtctgaaaataaatacatatgtGGAGGTGCTACTAGTACTGAGAAAGGCAAAGCCAATAATTTTAACGGCTTTAGTGGCTTTGTCCCTTTGACCCCATATCAAGACCATCTACGTACAACTGACGAG TCTTATAATCGCGGCAAAGGAATAGTGGAGATAGATAATAAGGGAAAAAATAAAGAAGACAAGGATGATGAAGATGGGTCGATGATGAGTAGAAATTATAAAAGAATGGTAGCAGCAGCCGCGGCGGAGAGCGAGAAGAAGAATGGGAAAAGGGGAGGATCAGATGATGGCGATGAAAAAATGGTTAAATTGAAGAGAAGTGGTAGTGTTATCAAAGAGATGAATGAGATGATTCATAGGGGAGGAGTAATGCTAAACCAGCCGGAATATCAAGGTGGAAGTGGTCATCAATTTCAGGCAGAGCAGCACGCCGTATTTTTGGATGCCACTTGGAAGAGTACTACTAGGAGAATTTGGACACCTCATCTTCATGAAAGCTTTATCAAGGCTTTGAATGTCCTTGGAGGTCCCGAAG TAGCCACACCAAAACAGATTAAGGAGCAAATGAATGTGAGTGACCTCACTAACGACCAAGTTAAGAGCCATCTTCAGGTAATCActattacttttttttaa
- the LOC133817834 gene encoding vegetative cell wall protein gp1 has product MSWLLSILAIILTVSHLSEAKHVRKLPSAIVVGTVYCDTCFQDNFDKSSHFISGASVAVECKYGKASKPVFREEVKTNKHGEFKVHLPFSVSKHVKKIEGCSVKLISSSEPYCSVASTATSSSLHLKSRKQGTHIFSAGFFTFKPLKQPFLCNQKPSIKNPKKPFTNDLNKTPSLHSNNPDLTFPPPLKDPEPPSGGLPSFPGLPLLPPLPNLPPLPPLPNLPGVSPVIPGDQKTEPKPIQTSLNSLHEQTYNKETIPSFFFPPNPFQPPLIPNPFQPPPLIPNPFQPPPAPLFPNPFQPPPAPLIPNPFQPPPTPAPLIPNPFQPPPTPTPAPLFPNPFQPPPAPTPRPLFPPFPPINVPGFTPSPPPPSPPPPLLPFPFPPFPFPFPTPPSPRNPPSSSSP; this is encoded by the exons ATGAGTTGGCTTCTATCAATACTTGCTATCATTCTCACAGTTAGTCATCTTTCAGAGGCTAAACATGTGAGAAAACTTCCATCTGCAATAGTTGTTGGCACTGTCTACTGCGATACTTGTTTTCAAGATAATTTTGATAAAAGCAGCCACTTCATTTCAG GTGCATCTGTGGCTGTAGAATGCAAATATGGTAAAGCTTCAAAGCCAGTCTTCAGGGAAGAAGTGAAAACAAACAAGCATGGAGAATTCAAAGTTCACTTGCCTTTCTCTGTAAGCAAACATGTCAAGAAAATTGAAGGGTGTTCTGTTAAACTCATAAGCAGCAGTGAGCCATACTGCTCTGTGGCTTCTACAGCTACTTCATCTTCACTCCATCTCAAGTCAAGAAAGCAAGGAACACACATTTTCTCAGCTGGGTTTTTCACCTTCAAGCCACTAAAGCAGCCATTTCTCTGTAATCAAAAGCCAAGCATTAAAAACCCCAAGAAACCCTTTACTAATGATCTCAACAAAACGCCCTCTTTACATTCAAACAATCCTGATTTGACATTCCCCCCACCACTCAAAGATCCAGAGCCTCCTAGTGGTGGTCTTCCTTCTTTTCCTGGACTCCCTTTGCTCCCACCATTACCAAATCTCCCTCCTTTACCACCTTTACCAAACCTCCCAGGAGTTTCACCTGTAATTCCAGGAGACCAAAAGACAGAACCTAAGCCAATTCAAACTTCACTAAACTCTCTTCATGAACAAACCTATAACAAAGAAACAATCCCAAGTTTTTTCTTCCCACCAAATCCATTCCAGCCTCCACTTATCCCAAACCCATTCCAGCCACCTCCACTCATTCCCAACCCATTCCAACCACCTCCAGCTCCACTCTTCCCAAACCCATTCCAACCCCCTCCAGCTCCTCTCATCCCAAACCCATTCCAGCCCCCTCCAACTCCAGCCCCACTCATCCCAAACCCTTTCCAGCCCCCTCCAACTCCAACTCCAGCTCCACTTTTTCCTAACCCATTTCAGCCCCCACCAGCACCAACTCCAAGGCCATTGTTTCCTCCTTTCCCACCAATAAATGTACCAGGTTTTACTCCATCACCACCACCTCCATCACCACCACCTCCATTGTTGCCATTCCCTTTCCCTCCATTCCCATTCCCATTCCCTACTCCTCCCAGCCCAAGAAATCCACCTTCTTCCTCCTCCCCTTGA